Genomic window (Quercus lobata isolate SW786 unplaced genomic scaffold, ValleyOak3.0 Primary Assembly Scq3eQI_1868, whole genome shotgun sequence):
ACTGGTGATTGAATGCATCACTCTTTATTGATTATTCCTTATCTTTCTGTTGGAGTTGGATTCACAATACATGCAAATGCTCTTTTAGCTATTCaatggattttgaattttcgacatttggttttaatttgtaaatgaataataaaagtATGTTGGGAGTCAAACCAACAAACATCAAATGGCTAAGATGGTTAGGTACTTAGATGATCGAGGTTGAACTACTAGACATTTGATCTAGTGGTATGTTATGTATGATTTATGCTTCAGCAATGAGAGGTCCTACGGAGttcaattcttaaaattttcagtttatAATCTGTCACTTATAATATTAGTGCCAACTATCAAAGTAGGCACACTATAGCCAGCTTATAACCTCTTTAGCTTGAGGGGTTAGTCACAATTCCGAGATCTCAAGACCCTAACTGAAAACACCAAACTGTGACATAGCTCAATTCTAAGAATATGAGCTTCATAACAAAGCTTCTCCTGTGAATACAaaactctatttctctctcaagGAGAGAAATGTCCCGCTCCAATGTAGGAGTAGGAGTTTGCTCTTGCATGGCTTTAAGAATGGAGAGAGTATCTTCACACCTTTGCATGTCCTTCCTGGGTATTATTTCATTCAAAATTACTTATATAGTTTTATCATTACTTGATGCTGGCTTCACATTAGAAGATCCACTGGCACtacagcccaaaaaaaaagctcaaatcAACTCTAGAAAAAAGAATCCATTTATGCCAATCAAAACCATTATTCCTAAAACAGAGAAAGAAACCTAATTATGCCAATTAAACTACCAAATAACTTATCAGCTTGAAATGTGTAATTGCTGtccacatatatattatatagcaGTTCGTAAAAAATTGAGACGAGAAGGAATTGAACCTCAAATCGATTTTGCTGAGAGCAGTTGCTGCTGGTGTGGCATGTCCGGTGTTTGAGGTGTACAAATGATGTAAACTAAACAATACCGTTTCAAAAAggacaaaataatttttaaaaacatctctaaaacttttcttttttgtatccATTTGGTTGTGGCTAAATGACTCACTAGTACTTCACAAACTCAACAAGTGTTTTATGTGGCTAAATTATAGTGTTTAtacaaaataattcatttagGTATGCTCTATGATGTGCAACTAATTTGAGTGAAAGTTCTGTTTAGtcattaccaaaaaataaaatttatttaggTCTTTTTCCCCTCTTAAGTTTTTGGAGTATTCATTTGTGCTCATTAGGACCTAGATAGGAAATCtagactaaaattattttataattaaattaattttcttatcaTGGTTATAACGCTTGTCCTATTAGAATTAACATCTTTTAGTGTTCacagcgtttttttttttcaatctgatgacctttcttttataataaaaggaCCAGATTATGTCATAGCATCAATCCATTAACAAAACACATAAAACAAGGATTTTAAGGGGGAAAAACTCTCAAACAATCTCACGTTGACATCATGATATTTGTTAATCTCTCTAAACAACCACAAAGAGaaactaataataatctatagaatcattcaaaaaaaaaatgcatcttcattttgcattttcttcatcttctatAGTGATATGAGAGCTCATAGGTTCAACAATACATTTTTTCTtgctcaaaaaatttaaaataagatcAACTAAACAATGAAATAGTAAGCACCCCAACGTTTATGCTCTTTGTGGATTATCTTAATCTAAACTTGGTCAATTCCAAAACAAACCGATTCATCTTATTTAAACGAACCCACAACtacaaaagaaaagtaattGTTGGCTTAGTTAAACTTGGTCAAATTTCCAAAACAAACCAATAGCCCTACCTAAGTCTAGCTGCCAGTAACAATATGATAACTAGAGTTTGGCAACATGCTTAGCTTTCCAAACTTTATTTCATAGTACTCCAATAACTCAAGCCTGAAAACAAATACACGAAGAATGACTTAGCTGAAATTCAAAACTCAagactaaaaataatgaaatcagaaaatcaataataatatatacaatcATACAAAAGGAGcaaaaagcataattaaaaAGTTTGGAtcacaataaaaattaacaaaaacttTCACACCTCCCAATTTACTTACCACCTCACACAagggtcattaaaaaaaaaaaaaaaattatggtggGATCAGGTGTGAGGTGGTAGACAAATGAAGTGTTGGTGTGAAATTATTGTTGTAACTCTAACTTTATTGATTGATATTGAAAataaacacatgagaacatAAATATATACCAAAATGACAACGCTTGAAATGGCGCATACTTATCATAAATACGTTTGACATCTTCTTTGGcattctctttctttgtcttgTGAACCTGACACAGAATATATAGTAGTTATTAAAAAGACCATACAATTAAGCAAAGCATTATGATTTTATGGCATATTTACATGAAGCTACCAATATTGAAACTCTCGAAACCTGTTGTAAATGTCGCTTTGTTTCAGTATCCATAGGGACCATTTGATAAAATCCAATGCACATCATTAGTGTGGCACATGCATAAGGACCAAAGCCTTTGATTTTACTCAATTTGTCAAATATTTCCTCATAGCTGGATGTTTTCTTGAGCTTAAGCTTAAGCTTTCCTTCCTCTGCACGTTCAGCAAGTTCAAAAATGTGACATGCTCTATACCCAAGTTTGCAACGTTTTTCCAAGTAACCCTTCGTAAGGGTAGCTAGTTCTTTTGAGCTTGGAAAATTCCCTAATGCCTTAACTTTAATATTATTGCCTTCTAGAAGTTGTGAATTTTCACTGTTCTCATCCACACATTTGTTGACCTTACTTTGTTTTTGAGcaaatttctttctctttaacCCTTTCTTTTTGGGATGTTTGACTATATTTTCACTGTTCCAGCCATCAGCTAACTCTGCTTGAAGTTCACATAGAGCTCTAGCCATATCCAATGTCCTCGTCCACCTATTTGAATATCATGTTGTATAATACATAAACAGACACACACGTGTATTAAAATCTTACccacaacaattttcataactttCTTCACAATTGTTAACATGGTTTGTTTTAATTAGTGCATAATATAAGTTGTGTAAGCCACGTAAAAATAATGTTCCTCTTAAAACATTCTATTTAagcaattgtaaaaaaaaaaaataataataataataataataattgggtCTATAGTATTAGTGTattacttgtaatttttatttaaagtaatatttaaaagaaaagatgtgGGGCCAGTTAATTAGGAAGTATTGTTAAAGCAGTAttaattgggcctatggccctatCCGAGGAGGTCCAAATAAGATTATGAGGAGAACAGAATGAAGAGAGGAGTAGAGACAATATGAGATAGGTCCAATAAGCGTCCGAGGACAAAAGCCTTCTCAGCAACATGTGTCCGAGGTAGATCTGAGTGTCATATCATCACGGACTTACTTCGGagttacatcacaactaagGGTGAGACATTGGACCAGgggtaagaaaagaaaggtaaacaaatatcttcaaaagctgatacctccgcattaaatgcctctcaaccaactctctaaCTGCATTAATATGGAAGTGATGCTTGAACAGTGATCAATCAAGCTTACAGTTACTGGTTGATGGTTCTTGGAGGTGCTGGATGAGACAGGAAGGAGTCCCctgaatctaacctacacgtgtgtggtaaggatgacactaagattgtagtatataacatggaaagaTGTACTgaagaagcaaagaaaaaatcaaggaaaaagaCTGGAACTCTAGTACAATTTTATTCAACAACATCATATGATACAAACTACTAAATCTATTCCGAGGATAGCTTTTCTAATCTTACTTGTGTCTAACCGTCTTGAACCGTTAAATCTAATCGTATTTCTTGTGGGATAGATCTAGTTTTTCTATCCACgctttataaatttattgtttgggctgcTAGGGTTTGAGCCCAATCCAGTTTTGGGACCAATCCAATTTCAGTCATTACAAAAGATATACGAAATAGTAATTGTAGTTTGACATACTTTTTCTCATACGAGCATATCCTTAATAGTTGCACCACCTCTTCTTTtctgttcttttatttttatttttactttttgtgcATATCAATTTATCCTTATTGGCTTATGGCAAAGAAAAATGCTACATCAACAATATATTCgtaacaattttacaacaaatcttaggtgaCAAACTTCTATTagtggacaaaaaagtaatttttatgaTGGGTctaaattagaactagtaatagcatgccacttagaatttattgtgaaatttttatgaaaatgttgtgtgtAGTATCTCTTACCAGCAAATCATTACAACAAATGATATCTTTAATCCAATTACTaggagaaattacactttaacTCCTAAATTATATCTTCTTTTACACTTACCCACTAAAATATACAACCTTTTACACTTATCCTCATAAAATATTAACTTTGTAACATTTTGCACCCCCACCTATGAGTATTTGTTTAGGGAAGTAAGTGtgtatttttatagtttataagGGTAAGTATAAAATGGGGTATAATTAAGAGGGTAAATTGTGAATTATCATAGTTTAAAAGGTAAGTGTAAAAGAGGATATAGTTTAGGATGGTAAATGTCCATCCCCATAGTTTAGGGAATAAGTGTAAAATGATGTATAAATTAGGgaggtaaaatataatttccctCAATTATTAAGAAAATTCTCTCCTAATTTTAACGACAAATGCTCGATACTTTGTCTGGATCAAAAAAGACTAATTAAATAACAAATGATCTAATATCTATATTAAAATATGATTAATAATTCAATGGACTAGTCTTCTTTAAATATCTTGAACTAACGTGGTTTTGTAATTAATATAGAGGCCTCATTTCATTCTATTTGCACAAACATTCTAAATCATAATATGACCATTATAatcagaaaaaatatatatggccATTATAATCAGTCTTAGGGATGAttctaaaacataaaaaataaaaatcagtttTACGGATACTTTACATAATCCCCAAGCTTGATCTTAAATACCACTAAAAATGCGAATATTATGACACCACAAAAGGTTTAtaaaacaacttaaaaactTCCAACAAGTAAGCACAATTAAATGAAAGATGTCATTGTGTTGGCATTATTAtgtgaatatttatttttgcacTAAAATAATGCTTGTATTCATAGTCATACAACGAGTCACTTTAAGAACGTTTTCTATCCATGCtagtatatattttaatttgcaCTAAAATAAGCAATTTATCcataaattgtttttgtgtggccaatttcattttaattaagaACGTTGTCTTTCTAtgttttaaaacattaaaaccGAATTAGCTCTTTAGAATATAATAGTTCAAaatccatgaaaaaaaatatataaaaaaaaaaaaaaaaaaaaaataaaaaaaaaaaaaaaaaactgga
Coding sequences:
- the LOC115973215 gene encoding uncharacterized protein LOC115973215, encoding MHPEAKKKGFGRLFRSPTLFEDAVKSILLCNCKWTRTLDMARALCELQAELADGWNSENIVKHPKKKGLKRKKFAQKQSKVNKCVDENSENSQLLEGNNIKVKALGNFPSSKELATLTKGYLEKRCKLGYRACHIFELAERAEEGKLKLKLKKTSSYEEIFDKLSKIKGFGPYACATLMMCIGFYQMVPMDTETKRHLQQVHKTKKENAKEDVKRIYDKYAPFQALSFWLELLEYYEIKFGKLSMLPNSSYHIVTGS